The Herminiimonas arsenitoxidans sequence ACTTGCCAACTCTGACCGCTGCCATTGCGCGCGATGCGGTGCAGGCGCGTACCTATTTCAAGCAATTGACCGACGCGGCCACTTCCGCGACCGACCGAATTTGACGATGGCTCGCTGAAGTATCACGACCGTTGTTTCACCGACCACCCTCGAAAAAATATTATGTCTGACAATCAAAACAAACCTGGCAAGCCGGCCGCAAAGCCGCAGAGCAAGTATCCGGTCAACATGACCGATACTCCATTCCCTATGCGCGGTGATCTCGCCAAACGCGAGCCGCAATGGGTCAAGCAATGGCAGGATCAAAAGGTTTACGAAAAAATTCGCAAGGCATCGAAAGGTCGCCCGAAATTCATCCTGCATGACGGCCCACCGTATGCGAATGGCGACATCCATCTGGGTCACGCCGTCAACAAGATCCTGAAAGACATGATCGTCAAAACGCGCCAGTTCGACGGCTTTGACGCACCTTATGTCCCGGGCTGGGATTGCCACGGCATGCCGATCGAAATCCAGATCGAAAAACTGTATGGCAAGAATCTGCCTACCGCAGAAGTCTTGTCGAAAGCACGCGCTTACGCGAACGAACAAGTCGAACGCCAAAAGAAAGATTTCATCCGTCTCGGCGTACTTGGCCAGTGGGACAAGCCATACAAGACCATGGACTTCGGCAATGAAGCCGACGAGTTGCGCGCACTCGGCAGCCTGCTGGAAAAAGGTTATGTCTATCGTGGCCTGAAACCGGTCAACTGGTGTTTCGATTGCGGCTCGGCACTGGCCGAAGCAGAAGTCGAATATCAGGACAAACGCGACCCGGCTATCGACGTCGGCTTCCCGTTTGCAGAACCGGAAAAAGTAGCGAAAGCGTTTGGACTGGCATCACTGCCGACCAATAAAGGTTACGCCATCATCTGGACCACAACACCGTGGACCATCCCGGCCAACCAGGCGCTGAACGTCCATCCGGAATTCACCTACGCGTTGGTGCAAACCGAACGCAATGGCGAAACCATCCTCATCATCCTCGCGGCTGATCTGGTGGAAGCGACACTGCAACGTTACGGCATGACAGGTACTGTCATCGCAACTTGCGTGGGTGAAGCGCTGGCCATGATCAAGTTCAAACATCCGTTTGCAGATATCGATCCTGGCTACAACCGTTTGTCGCCTATCTATCCTGGCGCTTACGTTACAGCCGATAGCGGCACCGGCATCGTGCACTCGGCACCGGCCTACGGTATCGAAGATTTTATTTCCTGCAAATCACACGGCATGCGCGACGACGAAATCATCGCGCCGGTCATGGGCGACGGTAAATACGCATCGTGGTTGCCCTTCTTCGGTGGCATGACGATCTGGGAAGCATCGAAACCGATCTGCGCCAAGCTGGAAGAAGTCGGCTCGCTGTTCAAGCTGCACATGTTCGATCACAGCTATATGCATTGCTGGCGTCACAAGACCCCTATCATCTACCGCGCCACGTCACAGTGGTTTGCCGGTATGGATGTGATGCCTAAGAACCAGGGTACGACCTTGCGTGAAACCGCATTGCAGGCAATCGAAGAAACCGAATTTTTCCCGAGTTGGGGCAAGGCGCGCCTGCACGGCATGATCGCGAATCGTCCAGACTGGACGCTGTCACGTCAACGCCAATGGGGCGTGCCTATGGCTTTCTTTGTACATAAAGAAACCGGTGACCTGCATCCGCGTACGCCAGAGCTGTTGGAGCAAATTGCACAACGTGTCGAGAAAGAAGGCATCGAAGCGTGGCTGACCTTGGACCCGAAAGAGTTGCTCGGCGCTGATGCTGATATGTACCTGAAGAACAAAGACACGCTGGACGTCTGGTTCGATTCTGGTTGTACACATCAAACCGTCTTGCGCGGTTCGCACAAGGAAGAACTGGCTTTCCCGGCTGACTTGTATCTGGAAGGTTCGGATCAGCATCGCGGCTGGTTCCATTCCTCGTTGCTGACTTCTTCGATGATGAATGGTCGCGCACCTTACAAGGCATTGCTGACGCACGGCTTCACGGTCGATGGCGAAGGCAAGAAAATGTCTAAGTCGCTCGGCAATACGCTGGCACCGCAAAAGATTTCCGACACGCTGGGTGCCGACATCCTGCGCCTGTGGATCGCCTCTACCGATTACTCTGGTGAACTGTCAATCTCGGATGAAATCCTCAAGCGCGTGACAGAAAGCTATCGCCGTATCCGTAATACCGTGCGCTTCCTGCTGTCGAACACAACAGATTTCGATGCAAGCAAAGACTTGGTGCCAGTCGCCGATATGCTGGAAATCGATCGCTATGCAGTCGCGCAGATGAATGCCATGCAAGCCGAGATCCTCGCGCATTACAAAGTCTATGAATTCCATCCGGTGGTATCGAAACTGCAGATGTACTGCTCGGAAGATCTCGGCGGCTTCTACCTCGACATCCTGAAAGATCGTCTGTACACCAGCGGCGTGACTTCGCATGCACGTCGTTCGGCACAAAGCGCGATCTGGCACATGACGCATTCGCTGTTGCGCTTGATGGCACCGATACTGTCCTTTACTGCGGAAGAAGCATGGACCGTATTCGCCAGCCCTGACATCAACACCGACGGCACCATCTTCACGCACACCTTCTATCAATTGCCTGAAGTGGCTGATGGTGCGGCATTGCTGGCCAAGTACACGCTGCTGCGCGAAGTACGCAACGACGTCACCAAGCAACTGGAAGAAGTACGCGTTGCCGGTGGCATTGGTTCTTCGCTGCAAGCAGAAGTCGATCTGAAAGCCAGCGGCGACAAGTTTGCCGCACTCGCCAGCCTGGATGATGATTTGAAATTCGTCTTGATCACATCGCAAGCCAGCGTCAGCAAAGTCGCAACTGCCGAAGAAGAATCAGTCGTCGTCACGCCATCCGCGTATCAAAAATGCGAACGCTGCTGGCACTATCGCGCCGATGTAGGCACGCATGCGGAACACGAAGGTTTGTGTGGCCGTTGCGTCTCCAATCTGTTCGGCAAAGGCGAAGCACGTCGTTTTGCATAAACAAGTTTTACGCAAAACAACATCTTTCCAGCATCACCTCGCTCCGGCCGCAACCGGAGCGATTTTCATGACATTTAACAGGCAACCATAACGATGGCCACCAAGAAACATACTACTTACTCCTCACCCAGCAGCATCGTACCGTGGCTAGGTATAGCAACCATCGTGCTGCTGATCGATCAAATTACCAAGCTCACTATCCTGCGCCTGTTCTCTTATGGCGAATCGCACGCAGTCACATCCTTCTTCAATCTGGTTCTGGTCTATAACAAGGGCGCTGCCTTCAGCTTCCTCGCATCAGAAACCGGCTGGCAGCGTTACTTCTTCACCATCGTGGGCGTTGCTGCCTCGATCTTCATCATTTATCTGTTGAAGAAACATTCCGGTCAGCGCCTGTTCAGCTGGGCCTTGTCACTGATACTCGGTGGCGCGATCGGCAATGTAATCGACCGTTTCTTGTACGGCCACGTCGTCGATTTTCTGGATGTGCATGTAGCAGGCTGGCATTGGCCTGCTTTCAACGTCGCCGACAGCGCGATTTGCATAGGCGCAGTATTGTTCATCTATGACGAATTACGCCGGGTTGGCAAATAAGCTCGGAAATTGAGCCAGCAACACTCAAACTGATACACTAGCCCGCACATCTTTCAGGAGTCCTCATGGATCTTGCTGGTAAAAAAATCGTACTGGGATTGACCGGTGGTGTTGCCTGCTACAAAGCAGCAGAATTGACACGCGCCTTGAGCAAGGCTGGTGCATCAGTGCAAGTCGTGATGACGAATGCGGCAACGCACTTCATCACACCCGTAACAATGCAAGCCTTGTCCGGCAATCCTGTCGTCACCGATCAGTGGGATGCGCGCGTGGCCAACAATATGCCGCACATCGATCTGACGCGTGATGCCGATGCCATCGTGATCGCGCCCTGTTCCGCCGATTTCATTTTCAAGCTCGCGCATGGTGCATGCGACGATCTGCTGTCCACTTTATGCGTGGCACGCCCCGATACTCTGCCTTTGCTGGTCGCACCAGCAATGAATGTAGAGATGTGGCAAAACCCGGCGACCAAACGCAACGTTGCACAATTGAAAGCCGATCGTATCGCCGTACTCGGTCCCGATGCCGGTGAGCAAGCTTGCGGCGAAACCGGCATGGGTCGCATGCTGGAACCGGAACAACTGCTGGAAGAAATCATTGCCGTATTTCAACCGAATCTATTGGTTGGTAAAAGCGTGATGATCACCGCCGGCCCGACCTTCGAACCTATCGATCCGGTACGCGGCATCACCAATCTGTCTTCCGGAAAAATGGGATACGCGATTGCACGTGCTGCACGTGAAGCCGGTGCCGACGTGACGCTGATTTCTGGCCCGACTGCATTGGCCACGCCGTATGGCGTACAACGCATCAATGTACAAACCGCAGAACAGATGCACGATGTGGTGATGTCGCGTGTCAGCGCGCAGGATATCTTCATCGCTGTTGCTGCCGTAGCTGATTGGCGCGTCGCCAATGTCAGTGCACAGAAACTGAAGAAAAATGCTGCAGGCGAAGCACCATCGCTCGCCTTCGAACAAAACACCGATATCCTCGCCGCTGTCGCTGCCTTGAAGAAACGACCTTACTGTGTCGGCTTTGCTGCAGAATCGGAAAACCTGCTGGAATACGGTGAAGCCAAGCGCAAGAAAAAGAATATTCCGCTGCTGGTCGGCAACATCGGTCATCAAACTTTCGGCCAGGATCAAAATGAATTGGTGCTGTTCGACGACAAAGGCCACACTGCATTACCACTGGCTGACAAGCAACAACTCGCGCGCCAACTCATCAATGAAATCGTACAACGCCTGAAGGCTTGATCGTTCATAACGACAGCATTCAGATCAATCTATCTCGACACTATTTCCATGAAAACAATTGAAGTAAAAATTCTCGACCCACGCATGAAAGAACAATTGCCTGCATACGCCACCACCGGCAGCGCAGGTCTCGACTTGCGCGCATGCATAGATGCGCCTATCGTCATCAAACCGGGCGAAACGCATCTGGTGCCAACCGGTCTGGCTATCCATATTGCCAATCCAGGTTACGCCGCGATGATTTTGCCGCGCAGTGGCATGGGACACAAACACGGCATCGTTTTGGGGAACTTGGTCGGCTTGATCGACTCCGATTACCAGGGCCAATTGATGGTGTCGACATGGAATCGTGGTCAAACGGAATTCACGTTGAATCCGATGGAACGTCTGGCGCAATTGGTCATCGTCCCGGTCCTGCAAGTCGGCTTCAATGTCGTGGAAGAATTCGATACCAGCGAACGCGGTGTCGGCGGTTTCGGCAGCACCGGGAAGCACTAAATTTTAGGAGAATTTTTTATGCATGACCTGCGGCAACCTGTATTGAACCAAGTAAAGCGTCTATCACCTGCCAACGCAGCCTTATTTCCACTCGCTTTATTGCTGGCTGGTTGCAGCACAGTCTCGCTTGATACACCGACTACTCGCCCTGGCACTGCTGCGCCCGTCACTGAATCGGCGCAAAAGCAAGCCTTGCGCAATATCACGACACAGCAAGATCGTCTGTATCGTGTCGCAGCACCGCTGCTGGTCAGCAATGCACCCTTGTGCAAAGGCAATGCACGCAATCTGATCGGCTTCAGCGCAAAAACAAAATACTCGTTTTCTGAAGATTACGTAGATGCAGCACAATCACTCGGCTTTGAAGATCGCTTGCAAGTCACAGGTGTATTGAACAACAGCGGCGCAGCACGTGCCGGCATCAAACGTGGCGACATTCTGAATAGCGTAGAAGACAAACCTATGCCGCAAGGCCCGAACGCCGAGCGTCAGGCGGCAGCAATACTCGGTCCCTTGGTCAGCTCGCGCTCTTCCGTCAAGCTCGGCTTGATCCGTAGCGGCAACAATTTAAGCGTCACAGTTCCTTTGACTCTGGCTTGCGGCTTTGGCATCGAGTTGGGCAATACCGATAATGTGAACGCCTACGCTGACAGTCGTCGCGTACTCGTCACACGCGGCATGTTGAATTTTGTCCGTAACGATAATGAGCTGGCTTACGTGCTGGCAAAAGAACTCGCGCACAATGCACTCGGCCATCCAGCACAACAAAGAATGAGCGCAACCGTGGGCGGCATTATCGACAATCTGATCCGCATCACGCCAGATACCAGCGCGCTGGGCGGCACTGGTGGCGTCAAAGCCATGCCACAGGAATCGGATGCAGCAGCAGACCGACTCGCGCTCTACATGCTGACACGCGCCGGCTACAACATCGATGGTGCAAACAGTTTCTGGCAACGTCTGGCGAATCAATATCCAGCTAGCGTATCGAACAGCTATACAGCGATACATCCAGCTACCGCTTATCGTTTATCGGCCATCGACAAAACTGTAGCGGAAATCAAAGCGAAACAGGCAGCAAAAAAACCTTTGATGCCTTAACTCAGCTAGTCGTATAAACAATAAAAAAGGAACGCTTTGCGTTCCTTTTTTATTGTGTCTCTCCCTCAATATTTTGATATCCCAGAGTGCCAATTCCAGCAATGTCAAAAGCGCTGCCGTATCGTTTCCACCAGTGCGCGTGCAGCTGCCGATAAGTGGCTATTACGACGAGTAAAGAGAGCGACGGTATGCGTGACCGTCGGCGTCAGTGGAACCTGATGCAGCCCCGGCATTTCCTCGACCAGATTGGCCGAAAGAATTGTTGCGAGTGAGCTATTGCGCACGGTTGCGAGTATCGGTTCTATCGCATTCATTTCCATCACGATGCGCGGCGTGATGCCATTCGCCAGCAGGATCGCATCGATCATTTTTCGCGAATTGTATTCGTTCGACAGCATGATCAGTTCGTGCTCGTTCAATTTTTTCAGCGCAATCCCCGCACATCCCACGAGTGGATGACGATCGCCAACTACCAGTGCAAGCGGCACGGTAAAGAGTGGTTCGACATTGATCTGTTCTGTACTTGACGGTGCGTATGCCACACCGAAATGCAACTCGCCATCCAACAGACGCTCTTCTATCTCCCCCGAGCGCAAACGTAACACCGTAATCTTGATGCCGGGATAAACCTTGTTGAAATCGGCCAGGATAGGCGGCAGGTGAAAAGTACCGAATGAAGACAGCACGCCAAACGTGACCCTCCCGTGCTTGAGATTTTCCAATTCATTCAGCGCATCCATGCCCGCATCGACTTCCAGCAGCGCACGCTTCGCATAAGTCTGGAACAGTTCGCCCGCAGTCGTCAGTTTGACCACACGACCAACCCGATCGAATAACTGTATGCCGAGTTCGTCCTCTATCTGCTTGATCTGATGCGACAGCGTCGGCTGCGTGATGTGCAAACTCTCCGACGCTCGTGTGAAACTCTGCGACTGTGCAGCCGCAAGAAAGTAACGCAAATGTCGCAATTCCATGACTGTATTCGCTCCTAATTTGAGCCCCTTGCACCATCGAATAAGGGGTGGCTTTCCTATGATTCTATCAATGTTATTTATAAATACATAGATGACATCTATAAATTATATAAATTTAAATCATTTGTGCAGACAGATGACGCGGGATTAGTCTGTAAAAAACGCGCAACGACGCGTAAGTAAGCAGGTTTATCCGCTAACACAAAATACCAAGGAGACAAGGATGAAAAAGCTGTTCGCACTAACGGTCGCTACATGCCTGACGCTGACCAGCATAACTGCTCACGCCGATGATACCTATCCGCAGCAGACGATACGGCTAGTTGTTCCAGCATCTCCGGGTGGTGGCGCTGATTCCATTGCTCGCCTGGTGAGTCCCGGCTTGTCGGCAAGTTTGGGACAACCGGTAGTGGTCGATAACAAGGCCGGTGCATCCGGTACTATCGCCGGCGGTCTGGTCGCCAAATCGAAACCGAACGGCTATACCTTGTTGATGGCGCAATCCACCAGCATCGTGATCGCACCACATATCTACGAACAACTGTCCTACAACACGCTTAAGGATCTGGTGCCAGTGACGCAGGTCATCCGCGTACCGAACATTCTGGTCGTTAATCCACAAGTACCAGCGAAAACCGTCGCCGAATTCATCTCTCTGGCGAAGGCTAAGCCAGGCGTATTCAACTTTGGTTCTGCCGGCATAGGCTCGCCTAGTCACGTCGCCGGCGAAATGTTCGACAAGCAGACCAATATCAAAATGATGCATGTGCCCTACCAAGGCTCCGGCCCTGCAGTGATCGCCTTACTCGCCAACCAGATCCAGGTGATGTTCGCACCGATCACCGCAGTGCTACCTCTCATTAAATCCAACAAGTTGCGCGCACTGGGCGTTACCACCATCGCACGCCAGTCCGCATTGCCGGAAATACCGACGATTGCCGAGTCGGGCGTACCCGGTTTTGACATCAATTCGTGGTTCGGAATTTTTGTGCCGGCAGGTACACCACCCGACATCATCGCGCGTCTGAACCGTGACATCGTCCAGGTGCTGAAAGATCCTCGCGTCGCCAGCGCGATTGCCCAACAGGCATCGCAACCGGTCGGCAATACACCACAAGAATTTGCCACATTGGTGCACAACGAAAATCAGCAATTCGCCACCCTCATAAAAGACATCGGCACGCAAGCCCTGAGGTAGGTCTGCTATCTAGCTTTAACTTCACCTTCAACCTGAACGAGGAATCACGCATGTCAGCTCTCACCTTGAAACAAGCAAACAACATTATTGAAAACGCCATCGCACATGCTCACGCAAGCGACATCAAGCCGCTCGCCGTTGTCGTACTCGATCCCAGCGGCAACATCATCGCTGCACAGCGCGAAGACAACGCCAGCATGTTCCGCCTCGATATCGCACTGGGCAAAGCCTGGGGCGCAGCGGCGATGGGTTGTTCCAGTCGCGCACTCGGTCTGCGTGCCAAAGACAATCCTGCGTTTTTCACCACGCTGGCAGCGACGGCAAAAGGCCGCTTCCTGCCGCAAACCGGAGCCGTACTGGTCAAGGCTGAAGACGGCGCAATTCTCGGCGCAGTCGGTGCCAGCGGTGGCACCGGCGATGAAGATGAAGCCTGCTGCGTCAAAGGCATAGAAGCTGCCGGTCTTCGTACCAATGCCGCATAAATAAAAATGCGTGGATGAAGTGCTGAACAACTGCAATCTCAAGGAAAGAACAACATGAACACAAACACCAAAAACAAAGGCGCAGTGAAAGCAGGCGACGGCACATATATCTTCGCCTTGCCCGAGATGGCAGGCATGGAGGCCGGCATCGGTTATTCAACCGCGTTCGGCCCGGTCGTCGAAGGAGAACGCATGCAGGTCGGCTTGATCAGCAAACCTCGTGGTACTGGCGCAAAGCCGCATACCCATCCAAACGAACAATGGAATTACATCGTGCAAGGCACGCTGCGCGTCAGCATAGGCGATCAACCGGAACGTCTGTGCGGCCCGGGAACACTGCTCTACTTCCCTGCCAACATCGTGCATTCGACAGTCGCAACACTAGACGAAGACGTCGTCTTCCTCACCGTCAAGGATTTGTCGCATGGCATACATGGTAAGGCAGTCGATGGGACCATGGATGGCGGTTACTTCGAGCCTGGCTTCGAGAACAAATAAGTTGCACAGGCCTGTCATGCAATGACACCCAGCTTGAGCAGGACACAGGAGAAAGACAGCGATGGCTAACATCAGAAACATCGGCTTTATCGGCATAGGCAATATGGGTGCGCCCATGGCCGGGCAACTTGCCCGCAAGGGTTTTTCCCTGACCGTGTACGACGCGAATGCGACGACCGCCGACGCATTCGCCCGCGAGCATGGTGCACGCGCTGCACGCACTGCAGCCGAAGTTGGAGACGGTGCCGATGCAGTAATTTTCATGTTGCCTAACGATCACGTCGTACAGCAAGTGTTATTCGACGATGGA is a genomic window containing:
- the coaBC gene encoding bifunctional phosphopantothenoylcysteine decarboxylase/phosphopantothenate--cysteine ligase CoaBC, whose product is MDLAGKKIVLGLTGGVACYKAAELTRALSKAGASVQVVMTNAATHFITPVTMQALSGNPVVTDQWDARVANNMPHIDLTRDADAIVIAPCSADFIFKLAHGACDDLLSTLCVARPDTLPLLVAPAMNVEMWQNPATKRNVAQLKADRIAVLGPDAGEQACGETGMGRMLEPEQLLEEIIAVFQPNLLVGKSVMITAGPTFEPIDPVRGITNLSSGKMGYAIARAAREAGADVTLISGPTALATPYGVQRINVQTAEQMHDVVMSRVSAQDIFIAVAAVADWRVANVSAQKLKKNAAGEAPSLAFEQNTDILAAVAALKKRPYCVGFAAESENLLEYGEAKRKKKNIPLLVGNIGHQTFGQDQNELVLFDDKGHTALPLADKQQLARQLINEIVQRLKA
- a CDS encoding cupin domain-containing protein; the protein is MNTNTKNKGAVKAGDGTYIFALPEMAGMEAGIGYSTAFGPVVEGERMQVGLISKPRGTGAKPHTHPNEQWNYIVQGTLRVSIGDQPERLCGPGTLLYFPANIVHSTVATLDEDVVFLTVKDLSHGIHGKAVDGTMDGGYFEPGFENK
- a CDS encoding GlcG/HbpS family heme-binding protein; protein product: MSALTLKQANNIIENAIAHAHASDIKPLAVVVLDPSGNIIAAQREDNASMFRLDIALGKAWGAAAMGCSSRALGLRAKDNPAFFTTLAATAKGRFLPQTGAVLVKAEDGAILGAVGASGGTGDEDEACCVKGIEAAGLRTNAA
- the dut gene encoding dUTP diphosphatase, whose translation is MKTIEVKILDPRMKEQLPAYATTGSAGLDLRACIDAPIVIKPGETHLVPTGLAIHIANPGYAAMILPRSGMGHKHGIVLGNLVGLIDSDYQGQLMVSTWNRGQTEFTLNPMERLAQLVIVPVLQVGFNVVEEFDTSERGVGGFGSTGKH
- the cynR gene encoding transcriptional regulator CynR translates to MELRHLRYFLAAAQSQSFTRASESLHITQPTLSHQIKQIEDELGIQLFDRVGRVVKLTTAGELFQTYAKRALLEVDAGMDALNELENLKHGRVTFGVLSSFGTFHLPPILADFNKVYPGIKITVLRLRSGEIEERLLDGELHFGVAYAPSSTEQINVEPLFTVPLALVVGDRHPLVGCAGIALKKLNEHELIMLSNEYNSRKMIDAILLANGITPRIVMEMNAIEPILATVRNSSLATILSANLVEEMPGLHQVPLTPTVTHTVALFTRRNSHLSAAARALVETIRQRF
- the lspA gene encoding signal peptidase II, translated to MATKKHTTYSSPSSIVPWLGIATIVLLIDQITKLTILRLFSYGESHAVTSFFNLVLVYNKGAAFSFLASETGWQRYFFTIVGVAASIFIIYLLKKHSGQRLFSWALSLILGGAIGNVIDRFLYGHVVDFLDVHVAGWHWPAFNVADSAICIGAVLFIYDELRRVGK
- a CDS encoding Bug family tripartite tricarboxylate transporter substrate binding protein, whose translation is MKKLFALTVATCLTLTSITAHADDTYPQQTIRLVVPASPGGGADSIARLVSPGLSASLGQPVVVDNKAGASGTIAGGLVAKSKPNGYTLLMAQSTSIVIAPHIYEQLSYNTLKDLVPVTQVIRVPNILVVNPQVPAKTVAEFISLAKAKPGVFNFGSAGIGSPSHVAGEMFDKQTNIKMMHVPYQGSGPAVIALLANQIQVMFAPITAVLPLIKSNKLRALGVTTIARQSALPEIPTIAESGVPGFDINSWFGIFVPAGTPPDIIARLNRDIVQVLKDPRVASAIAQQASQPVGNTPQEFATLVHNENQQFATLIKDIGTQALR
- a CDS encoding M48 family metallopeptidase, producing the protein MHDLRQPVLNQVKRLSPANAALFPLALLLAGCSTVSLDTPTTRPGTAAPVTESAQKQALRNITTQQDRLYRVAAPLLVSNAPLCKGNARNLIGFSAKTKYSFSEDYVDAAQSLGFEDRLQVTGVLNNSGAARAGIKRGDILNSVEDKPMPQGPNAERQAAAILGPLVSSRSSVKLGLIRSGNNLSVTVPLTLACGFGIELGNTDNVNAYADSRRVLVTRGMLNFVRNDNELAYVLAKELAHNALGHPAQQRMSATVGGIIDNLIRITPDTSALGGTGGVKAMPQESDAAADRLALYMLTRAGYNIDGANSFWQRLANQYPASVSNSYTAIHPATAYRLSAIDKTVAEIKAKQAAKKPLMP
- the ileS gene encoding isoleucine--tRNA ligase encodes the protein MSDNQNKPGKPAAKPQSKYPVNMTDTPFPMRGDLAKREPQWVKQWQDQKVYEKIRKASKGRPKFILHDGPPYANGDIHLGHAVNKILKDMIVKTRQFDGFDAPYVPGWDCHGMPIEIQIEKLYGKNLPTAEVLSKARAYANEQVERQKKDFIRLGVLGQWDKPYKTMDFGNEADELRALGSLLEKGYVYRGLKPVNWCFDCGSALAEAEVEYQDKRDPAIDVGFPFAEPEKVAKAFGLASLPTNKGYAIIWTTTPWTIPANQALNVHPEFTYALVQTERNGETILIILAADLVEATLQRYGMTGTVIATCVGEALAMIKFKHPFADIDPGYNRLSPIYPGAYVTADSGTGIVHSAPAYGIEDFISCKSHGMRDDEIIAPVMGDGKYASWLPFFGGMTIWEASKPICAKLEEVGSLFKLHMFDHSYMHCWRHKTPIIYRATSQWFAGMDVMPKNQGTTLRETALQAIEETEFFPSWGKARLHGMIANRPDWTLSRQRQWGVPMAFFVHKETGDLHPRTPELLEQIAQRVEKEGIEAWLTLDPKELLGADADMYLKNKDTLDVWFDSGCTHQTVLRGSHKEELAFPADLYLEGSDQHRGWFHSSLLTSSMMNGRAPYKALLTHGFTVDGEGKKMSKSLGNTLAPQKISDTLGADILRLWIASTDYSGELSISDEILKRVTESYRRIRNTVRFLLSNTTDFDASKDLVPVADMLEIDRYAVAQMNAMQAEILAHYKVYEFHPVVSKLQMYCSEDLGGFYLDILKDRLYTSGVTSHARRSAQSAIWHMTHSLLRLMAPILSFTAEEAWTVFASPDINTDGTIFTHTFYQLPEVADGAALLAKYTLLREVRNDVTKQLEEVRVAGGIGSSLQAEVDLKASGDKFAALASLDDDLKFVLITSQASVSKVATAEEESVVVTPSAYQKCERCWHYRADVGTHAEHEGLCGRCVSNLFGKGEARRFA